In Musa acuminata AAA Group cultivar baxijiao chromosome BXJ3-9, Cavendish_Baxijiao_AAA, whole genome shotgun sequence, a single genomic region encodes these proteins:
- the LOC135648837 gene encoding probable aquaporin NIP-type — MCSVDEEITKVEEVTTHDSGLCSAAMVNVAQKLLAEAIGTFFVVFAGCGSVVVNKMYGSVTFPGICITWGLVVMVMVYSVGHISGAHFNPAVTTTFTILKQFPLKQLPLYMVAQLVGAILASGAVYLLFDPKAEHFYGTTPVGSAVQSFVLEIIISFLLMFVISGVATDTRAIGELAGIAVGSTILLNVLVAGPISGASMNPARSIGPAIVMRNYKAIWAYVLGPMIGTLAGGFTYNLVRYTDKPLREITKSSSFLKSVSRNR; from the exons ATGTGTTCGGTCGACGAAGAGATTACCAAGGTGGAAGAAGTCACCACCCACGACTCCGGCCTCTGCTCTGCTGCCATGGTGAACGTTGCTCAGAAG CTATTGGCAGAGGCCATCGGGACGTTCTTTGTGGTGTTCGCAGGATGTGGGTCGGTGGTGGTGAACAAAATGTATGGATCGGTGACGTTCCCAGGAATATGCATCACATGGGGTCTGGTAGTGATGGTGATGGTCTACTCTGTCGGCCACATCTCCGGTGCTCATTTTAATCCTGCGGTCACCACCACGTTCACCATTCTCAAGCAGTTCCCTCTCAAGCAG CTGCCTCTTTACATGGTAGCTCAGTTGGTAGGAGCCATCCTCGCAAGTGGGGCGGTGTACTTGTTGTTCGATCCAAAAGCAGAGCACTTCTACGGAACTACGCCGGTTGGATCAGCCGTGCAGTCCTTCGTCCTCGAGATCATCATATCTTTCCTCCTGATGTTCGTCATCTCTGGCGTGGCCACAGACACCAGAGCT ATTGGGGAATTAGCAGGCATTGCTGTCGGATCCACAATTTTGTTGAATGTCCTCGTTGCCGG GCCGATATCAGGGGCGTCCATGAACCCTGCAAGAAGCATCGGACCCGCCATCGTCATGCGTAACTACAAGGCAATCTGGGCCTACGTTTTAGGACCAATGATAGGTACTCTGGCTGGGGGTTTTACTTACAATCTCGTTAGATACACAGACAAGCCGCTCCGAGAGATCACAAAGAGCAGCTCATTCCTCAAGAGCGTGTCTCGAAATCGTTAG
- the LOC135648542 gene encoding U-box domain-containing protein 4-like, which yields MASSDIGLAGELVGGGTEGEKTAAEMSAIMERIRLEDEESRVQAAGEIRRLTKTSSKHRRQLSDAIEPLVSLLRSGGPESGEAAILALLNLAVGDERNKIKIVEAGALQSLLHLLQSTNSSLQEYATAAVLTLSASPINKPQISASDAIPLLVKILGDGNPQAKNDAVRALYNLSAIAENLKVILPLQPVPSLINLLKTSKKSSRTAEKCSALLESLVNFEEGRTALTDAEGGVLTVIQVLEEGSLRSREHAVGALLTMCESDQYCRYRELVLNEGVIPGLLQLTVQGTPKSQVKARMLLQLLRSSRHHKSELPADTIDSSVCSIVSKIDSADQTRKAKKMLAEMVQISMEMSLRHLQQRASI from the exons ATGGCGTCATCGGATATTGGGCTCGCCGGCGAGCTGGTCGGAGGAGGAACGGAAGGGGAGAAGACCGCAGCGGAGATGTCCGCGATCATGGAGCGGATCCGGTTGGAGGATGAGGAGAGCAGGGTCCAGGCAGCGGGGGAGATCCGGCGGCTGACGAAGACGTCGTCTAAGCACCGGAGGCAGCTCTCCGACGCCATCGAGCCGCTCGTCTCGTTGCTCCGGTCGGGCGGCCCTGAGTCCGGCGAGGCCGCCATCCTCGCCCTCCTGAATCTCGCCGTCGGGGACGAAAG GAACAAAATCAAGATAGTGGAAGCTGGCGCACTCCAATCACTCCTACATCTCTTGCAATCCACAAATTCTAGCTTACAGGAGTATGCAACTGCAGCTGTCCTGACTCTCTCTGCTTCGCCCATCAACAAGCCTCAAATCAGTGCCTCTGATGCCATCCCCCTCCTTGTCAAAATCCTTGGAGATGGGAATCCACAAGCCAAGAATGATGCTGTCAGGGCTCTTTACAATCTTTCAGCGATCGCAGAAAACCTGAAGGTTATCCTTCCACTCCAACCTGTTCCGTCTTTGATAAATCTGCTGAAGACCTCCAAAAAGTCATCCCGAACAGCCGAAAAGTGCAGCGCCCTCTTGGAATCACTGGTGAACTTCGAGGAGGGAAGGACTGCTTTGACAGACGCAGAAGGCGGAGTGCTGACGGTGATACAAGTACTTGAAGAAGGGTCTCTCCGAAGTAGAGAGCATGCCGTAGGAGCCCTCCTGACAATGTGCGAGAGTGATCAGTACTGTAGATATAGAGAACTTGTGCTTAACGAGGGTGTCATTCCTGGTCTTCTACAGCTCACTGTTCAGGGGACTCCCAAGTCTCAAGTGAAAGCTCGTATGCTGCTTCAGCTACTACGAAGCTCTCGCCATCACAAGTCTGAGCTACCAGCAGACACTATTGATAGCAGTGTTTGTAGCATCGTCTCCAAAATTGATAGCGCTGATCAGACAAGGAAGGCAAAGAAGATGTTGGCTGAGATGGTGCAGATCAGCATGGAGATGAGCTTGAGACATTTACAACAGAGGGCATCCATATGA
- the LOC135649374 gene encoding uncharacterized protein LOC135649374 has translation MGCYPIGKMVSKALRKCKGRKRRGVATTVVYSSPPTYSHAASRAKHVTWNDDSPAVVIMPSESRVSKHHSEAVIPPPSTQPEEQRRVRFAHGPDHPDEVPHHGPRTPKESVHVRFDVGPRSGPDLHELVPPHGSGYRYMTSPLPPRWEDGEQRREYFGGEYHYYPTPIREGIYRIATDEHRLTTIFSEENPNACSIV, from the exons atgggttgCTATCCCATAGGCAAGATGGTGTCCAAAGCACTCCGGAAGTGCAAAG GGAGAAAGAGGCGTGGAGTAGCCACCACCGTGGTGTACTCATCGCCGCCGACATACTCCCATGCCGCATCCCGGGCGAAGCACGTGACCTGGAACGACGACAGCCCTGCCGTGGTTATCATGCCATCAGAATCCAGAGTCTCAAAGCACCACTCTGAGGctgtgattcctcctccgtcaactcAGCCCGAGGAACAACGCCGGGTCCGGTTCGCCCATGGACCAGACCACCCGGACGAGGTCCCTCATCATGGTCCTCGCACGCCCAAAGAATCCGTCCATGTCCGGTTTGATGTCGGACCCCGGTCCGGCCCCGACTTGCACGAGCTGGTTCCGCCCCACGGGTCAGGTTACCGGTACATGACGTCGCCGTTGCCGCCGAGATGGGAGGACGGCGAGCAACGGAGGGAGTACTTCGGCGGTGAATACCACTACTATCCTACCCCTATACGTGAAGGAATTTACCGCATTGCCACCGACGAGCATCGCCTCACCACCATATTTAGCGAGGAGAATCCCAATGCTTGCAGCATCGTCTGA
- the LOC135582290 gene encoding uncharacterized protein LOC135582290 isoform X1 has product MWRQYTSEKRKKMGDKDSDQSLSDEDESDKVAYDLDCSTSRQSLYHSHWVKDDMAPTKLSVASAAYKFQRGPFHSANNNHKGECTCSAINEEANELNCLCKKACSSSFISHFSEAKKSYKSGRSRDKPKFSIRAQLHTAELPSFCSMDINEESSQEGSESFKEHNDHDSRILEESKAELLSYIEEDNQDLPVKSVTHELACALPLMAELLEGLEGKNGLTAGAPYLNSRSKKRKKHSSGGKQAAQLGSRILDNEDSLEFMGAGTSSEDEDHNQNRLTPAIEDIKQQTMGDLFQETFNISVGSPSLSNNRNAVSGYFGRLQQVMQIERDRHFEFLKQSQTGGKSPLNDLRCITVQILSRILEAKLTVCHCLLAESTKSQPGENDSPKCHKEGTLRTVIFSSRICGSVELEVGGFVRIHPPWKEVLIAKEEKILLCSYFST; this is encoded by the exons ATGTGGCGGCAATACACTTCCGAG aagagaaagaaaatgggGGATAAAGATTCCGATCAGAGCCTCTCAG ATGAAGACGAGTCGGATAAGGTCGCCTACGACCTCGACTGCTCCACCAGTCGCCAATCCCTCTACCATTCGCATTGGGTGAAG gatGACATGGCACCAACAAAGTTATCAGTTGCCTCTGCTGCTTACAAATTTCAAAGAGGCCCTTTTCATTCTGCAAACAACAATCACAAGGGAGAGTGCACGTGTTCTGCAATTAACGAGGAAGCAAATGAGTTAAATTGTTTATGTAAGAAAGCGTGCAGTTCCTCATTCATCAGTCATTTCTCTGAAGCAAAGAAAAGTTATAAAA GTGGTAGGAGCAGAGACAAGCCTAAGTTTTCCATTCGAGCACAATTACACACAGCAGAACTTCCCTCATTTTGTTCAATGGACATAAATGAAGAATCTTCTCAGGAGGGATCTGAAAGCTTCAAAGAGCATAATGACCATGACAGCAGAATCTTAGAGGAGTCAAAGGCTGAGCTGTTGAGTTATATAGAGGAAGACAACCAAGATTTGCCTGTCAAGTCAGTAACTCATGAATTAGCTTGTGCATTGCCTTTGATGGCTGAACTGCTGGAAGGTTTGGAGGGGAAGAATGGACTAACTGCTGGGGCTCCATACTTG AATTCCAgatcaaaaaaaagaaagaaacattctTCTGGGGGGAAACAAGCTGCTCAGTTGGGTTCTAGAATTCTTGATAATGAAGATTCCCTTGAATTTATGGGAGCTGGAACATCCAGCGAGGATGAG GACCACAATCAGAACCGCTTAACTCCTGCAATAGAAGATATCAAACAACAGACAATGGGAGATCTATTTCAGGAAACTTTTAATATATCAGTTGGTAGCCCTTCATTATCCAATAATAGGAATGCAGT ATCTGGGTATTTTGGGAGATTGCAGCAAGTTATGCAGATTGAGAGGGATAGACATTTCGAATTCTTAAAGCAGTCACAGACAGGAGGGAAGAGCCCTCTAA ATGATTTAAGGTGCATTACAGTACAGATTTTGTCAAGAATTTTGGAGGCAAAGCTGACAGTTTGTCATTGTTTGCTTGCTGAAAGCACCAAG AGCCAGCCGGGTGAGAATGACTCTCCAAAATGTCATAAAGAGGGAACTCTAAGGACAGTTATTTTCAGTTCAAGAATTTGTGGGAGCGTGGAACTTGAAGTTGGTGGCTTTGTTCGTATACACCCACCGTG GAAAGAGGTCCTAATCGCCAAAGAAGAGAAGATCTTATTGTGCAGTTATTTCTCGACATGA
- the LOC135582290 gene encoding uncharacterized protein LOC135582290 isoform X2 — MWRQYTSEKRKKMGDKDSDQSLSDEDESDKVAYDLDCSTSRQSLYHSHWVKDDMAPTKLSVASAAYKFQRGPFHSANNNHKGECTCSAINEEANELNCLCKKACSSSFISHFSEAKKSYKSGRSRDKPKFSIRAQLHTAELPSFCSMDINEESSQEGSESFKEHNDHDSRILEESKAELLSYIEEDNQDLPVKSVTHELACALPLMAELLEGLEGKNGLTAGAPYLNSRSKKRKKHSSGGKQAAQLGSRILDNEDSLEFMGAGTSSEDEDHNQNRLTPAIEDIKQQTMGDLFQETFNISVGSPSLSNNRNAVSGYFGRLQQVMQIERDRHFEFLKQSQTGGKSPLNDLRCITVQILSRILEAKLTVCHCLLAESTKSQPGENDSPKCHKEGTLRTVIFSSRICGSVELEVGGFVRIHPPWYEIYLGVSDTLMILEISF, encoded by the exons ATGTGGCGGCAATACACTTCCGAG aagagaaagaaaatgggGGATAAAGATTCCGATCAGAGCCTCTCAG ATGAAGACGAGTCGGATAAGGTCGCCTACGACCTCGACTGCTCCACCAGTCGCCAATCCCTCTACCATTCGCATTGGGTGAAG gatGACATGGCACCAACAAAGTTATCAGTTGCCTCTGCTGCTTACAAATTTCAAAGAGGCCCTTTTCATTCTGCAAACAACAATCACAAGGGAGAGTGCACGTGTTCTGCAATTAACGAGGAAGCAAATGAGTTAAATTGTTTATGTAAGAAAGCGTGCAGTTCCTCATTCATCAGTCATTTCTCTGAAGCAAAGAAAAGTTATAAAA GTGGTAGGAGCAGAGACAAGCCTAAGTTTTCCATTCGAGCACAATTACACACAGCAGAACTTCCCTCATTTTGTTCAATGGACATAAATGAAGAATCTTCTCAGGAGGGATCTGAAAGCTTCAAAGAGCATAATGACCATGACAGCAGAATCTTAGAGGAGTCAAAGGCTGAGCTGTTGAGTTATATAGAGGAAGACAACCAAGATTTGCCTGTCAAGTCAGTAACTCATGAATTAGCTTGTGCATTGCCTTTGATGGCTGAACTGCTGGAAGGTTTGGAGGGGAAGAATGGACTAACTGCTGGGGCTCCATACTTG AATTCCAgatcaaaaaaaagaaagaaacattctTCTGGGGGGAAACAAGCTGCTCAGTTGGGTTCTAGAATTCTTGATAATGAAGATTCCCTTGAATTTATGGGAGCTGGAACATCCAGCGAGGATGAG GACCACAATCAGAACCGCTTAACTCCTGCAATAGAAGATATCAAACAACAGACAATGGGAGATCTATTTCAGGAAACTTTTAATATATCAGTTGGTAGCCCTTCATTATCCAATAATAGGAATGCAGT ATCTGGGTATTTTGGGAGATTGCAGCAAGTTATGCAGATTGAGAGGGATAGACATTTCGAATTCTTAAAGCAGTCACAGACAGGAGGGAAGAGCCCTCTAA ATGATTTAAGGTGCATTACAGTACAGATTTTGTCAAGAATTTTGGAGGCAAAGCTGACAGTTTGTCATTGTTTGCTTGCTGAAAGCACCAAG AGCCAGCCGGGTGAGAATGACTCTCCAAAATGTCATAAAGAGGGAACTCTAAGGACAGTTATTTTCAGTTCAAGAATTTGTGGGAGCGTGGAACTTGAAGTTGGTGGCTTTGTTCGTATACACCCACCGTGGTATGAGATCTATCTTGGCGTTTCTGACACATTGATGATATTAGAAATTTCTTTTTAG